A DNA window from Bdellovibrionota bacterium contains the following coding sequences:
- a CDS encoding pyruvate dehydrogenase: MAKPYDISVLNTIAQRALYYAVQMIHIANHRKDKEKGDPKIGGHQSASASSLQILGAIHLVSKSGFDHMAIKPHASPADHSYNYLLNNFLDENNNRLPQELQEIAMHGLRKFSDDGTPVFQSYHSKYDPDRHNFLPSGTVGIPPVNLGYLALSYRYAKDHGYKVPETAHFWALCGDSEFREGSLFEAMPEFAEREIGNLTWIIDYNRQSLDGHRITNKEIIGSTDDVRLAKTAEANGWEVFMLKHGSIRQKLFKKPGGDVFKKLLDEDLADFEFQSMLLIKDKKELKKHLIEKHPQVKKFVESVDDTELHASLRDLAGHDFEMIIEALEASKKNKRKPTLIVAHTVKGWGLSEAAQPGNHNSQLDQPEIDALREKEGLPADQLFKKFAESSKEAKFLKTRGDDLYKEILKQYEIKEENKKFFNAELEKHGQIPESLDINLKMVNYPHTQWMLGQLTAKLTRISNTADTKDAKPLTDAEKAFKLPSELFVSMAPDVGTSTNLNPAMDGKVFGAMDIEDFEKEFSVKDTKLPDLVPGSEKSDRFIRFEIAECNVMSCVGSFGQMRDLLGIPLFPLMTVYDFFLKRALDQYFYNQYWKSSFVLVGTPAGVTLSPEGAQHGWKSDFQIPNQIVWEPFFCRELDWIFCDAIRRHFYFDNDGRNGLHIRGVTRGADQKEFLKRLKTQKLFKVDQSQILMPQGQNYEGAVDESTVDSFSEEEIMSAVRKDVLAGGYYLINYEGYAGYEPGDNVVNIFSMGSPTTEAIAASNKLLEKGIYANVIVVTSNDLLIGTLAEQNDHHHLRQKLGINSKLYLHPTQSTQSQADLVTLAGRRIPIVSVHDGEPGLLDNIGSIIGVRHEVLAVKKHSKCGRPSEIYKYHHIDADSVVEACGKVLSETALEEIQVSKSVLESVGNYSSRTNDWRELWPQTSPNTTKH; this comes from the coding sequence ATGGCAAAACCTTACGACATTAGTGTTTTAAATACGATTGCGCAAAGAGCGCTTTATTATGCCGTTCAGATGATTCACATCGCGAACCATAGAAAAGACAAAGAAAAAGGCGATCCCAAAATCGGTGGTCACCAATCTGCCAGCGCAAGCTCACTCCAAATTCTCGGGGCAATTCACCTGGTTTCAAAATCGGGTTTTGATCACATGGCGATCAAACCTCACGCCTCGCCTGCTGATCACTCTTACAATTATCTTTTGAATAATTTTTTAGATGAAAACAACAACCGTCTTCCTCAAGAGCTTCAAGAAATTGCTATGCATGGATTGAGAAAATTCTCTGACGATGGAACTCCTGTTTTCCAATCCTACCATTCTAAATACGATCCTGATCGTCACAACTTCTTACCATCAGGAACAGTCGGGATTCCGCCAGTTAACTTGGGTTATCTTGCACTTTCTTACAGATACGCTAAAGATCACGGGTATAAAGTGCCAGAGACCGCGCACTTCTGGGCTCTCTGTGGTGACTCGGAATTCCGAGAAGGTTCGCTCTTTGAAGCAATGCCTGAGTTTGCAGAACGTGAAATCGGAAACCTCACTTGGATCATCGATTATAACCGCCAGAGTTTAGATGGTCACAGAATTACAAATAAAGAAATCATCGGCTCCACTGATGACGTGAGATTAGCAAAAACCGCGGAAGCCAACGGCTGGGAAGTGTTTATGCTGAAACACGGCTCCATCAGACAAAAGCTTTTCAAAAAGCCAGGTGGCGATGTTTTCAAAAAGCTTTTAGACGAAGATTTAGCAGACTTTGAATTTCAATCTATGCTTCTAATCAAAGACAAAAAAGAATTAAAAAAACATTTAATAGAAAAACATCCCCAAGTGAAAAAATTTGTAGAAAGCGTGGATGATACTGAACTTCATGCATCTCTAAGAGATCTCGCCGGCCACGATTTTGAAATGATTATCGAAGCACTTGAGGCCAGCAAGAAAAACAAAAGAAAGCCTACTTTGATTGTTGCTCACACAGTAAAAGGCTGGGGACTTTCTGAAGCGGCGCAACCCGGAAACCACAACAGTCAGTTGGATCAACCAGAGATTGATGCTTTAAGAGAGAAAGAAGGCCTCCCTGCGGATCAACTTTTCAAAAAATTTGCAGAGAGCTCTAAAGAAGCAAAATTCCTAAAAACTCGTGGTGATGATCTTTATAAAGAAATTTTAAAACAGTATGAAATTAAAGAAGAGAACAAAAAATTCTTTAACGCAGAACTTGAAAAGCACGGACAAATTCCTGAGTCACTGGATATCAATTTAAAAATGGTAAACTACCCACACACACAGTGGATGTTGGGACAGTTGACAGCAAAGCTTACGCGTATTTCAAACACAGCGGACACAAAAGATGCCAAGCCATTAACAGATGCAGAGAAAGCATTTAAACTTCCATCAGAATTATTTGTATCTATGGCTCCAGATGTTGGAACCTCCACAAACTTGAATCCTGCGATGGATGGAAAAGTTTTCGGCGCTATGGATATCGAAGACTTCGAAAAAGAATTCTCAGTGAAAGACACAAAACTTCCAGATCTAGTTCCTGGTAGCGAAAAGTCAGATCGATTCATTCGTTTTGAAATCGCAGAATGCAACGTAATGTCTTGTGTGGGTTCATTTGGACAGATGAGAGATTTACTTGGAATCCCACTCTTCCCATTGATGACCGTCTATGATTTCTTTTTGAAGCGCGCACTGGACCAGTACTTTTACAACCAATACTGGAAATCTAGCTTCGTACTAGTGGGAACTCCAGCCGGCGTAACATTATCTCCGGAAGGTGCTCAGCACGGATGGAAGTCGGACTTCCAAATTCCAAACCAAATCGTTTGGGAACCGTTCTTTTGTAGAGAACTTGATTGGATTTTCTGCGATGCCATCAGAAGACATTTCTACTTTGATAATGACGGAAGGAACGGTCTTCACATCAGAGGCGTCACAAGAGGAGCTGACCAAAAAGAATTCTTGAAACGTTTGAAAACTCAAAAATTATTTAAAGTAGATCAATCTCAAATTCTTATGCCGCAAGGTCAGAATTATGAGGGCGCTGTCGACGAATCAACCGTGGATTCATTCAGTGAAGAAGAGATCATGAGTGCCGTAAGAAAAGATGTTCTTGCTGGTGGATACTACTTAATCAACTACGAAGGTTACGCTGGATACGAACCAGGTGATAACGTAGTAAATATTTTCTCTATGGGCTCACCGACCACAGAAGCGATTGCTGCCTCAAATAAGCTTTTAGAAAAAGGCATTTATGCCAACGTGATCGTGGTGACTTCAAATGATCTATTGATTGGAACGTTAGCCGAGCAAAATGATCATCATCACTTAAGACAAAAACTTGGGATCAACTCTAAACTTTACCTTCACCCAACTCAAAGCACACAATCACAGGCGGATCTCGTGACTTTGGCCGGCAGAAGAATTCCAATCGTGAGTGTTCATGATGGGGAGCCAGGACTCTTAGACAATATCGGCTCCATCATCGGCGTAAGACATGAAGTTCTTGCGGTGAAGAAACATTCTAAATGCGGAAGACCTTCAGAAATCTACAAGTACCACCACATTGACGCAGACTCTGTTGTCGAAGCGTGCGGGAAAGTTCTTTCTGAAACTGCATTAGAAGAAATCCAAGTTTCTAAATCGGTTTTAGAATCCGTAGGAAATTATTCTTCGCGAACAAATGACTGGCGAGAACTTTGGCCGCAAACTTCGCCGAACACAACTAAACATTAA